One window of Plasmodium cynomolgi strain B DNA, scaffold: 0511, whole genome shotgun sequence genomic DNA carries:
- a CDS encoding hypothetical protein (putative) — MSDDISDIEKWQGKYPFLQTVWDTYNEFDIPIQETDRGSENYARVCEKIVENYNELDANHKEFCRKLVRNLGCYNYKNEYSNPLHYQCHILYNWIYNQIKKYGELDDIITKCFNNCISLMNFTGVKHKCSYDLYNTVYKDPIKMTIIDIFNNNMQNIINKLIIEHEYDNEASAQNFLCEFVNLYKVIYGKHCKDKNERDTYDKITCYMLESFRDSYTYYFYYNEKIVKKYYIPSLYN, encoded by the exons atgtcagACGATATATCAGACATTGAAAAATGGCAAGGAAAA TATCCTTTCTTACAAACGGTTTGGGATACGTATAATGAATTTGATATACCTATACAAGAAACTGATAGGGGGTCCGAAAACTATGCTAGAGtttgcgaaaaaattgtagagAATTATAATGAACTAGATGCTAATCACAAAGAATTTTGTAGGAAACTTGTGAGAAATTTAGGgtgttataattataaaaatgaatatagcAATCCTTTACATTATCAATgtcatattttatacaactgGATATATAAtcaaataaagaaatatggaGAATTAGATGATATTATTACCAAATGTTTTAATAATTGTATTAGTTTAATGAATTTTACAGGAGTTAAACATAAGTGTTCTTATGATTTATACAACACTGTTTATAAGGATCCAATAAAAATGACCATAAtagacatttttaataataatatgcaaaatattataaataaattaataattgAACATGAATATGATAATGAGGCTTctgcacaaaattttttatgtgaatTTGTTAATCTATATAAAGTAATATATGGGAAACACtgtaaagataaaaatgaaagggaTACATATGACAAGATTACATGCTATATGTTAGAAAGTTTTAGGGATTCATATACGTACTATTTCTAttacaatgaaaaaatagtcaaaaaatattatataccaTCCTTATATAAT